TCGCGCGGCACGGTGCCGCACCAGCGCGGCTTGATGCCGGTGATGGTGTCGATGGCCAGCCGGTCGCGCGGGCCGACTCGGACCGTGCCGGAGACGGGCTCGATGTCGAGCACGAAGCGCGGCTTGCCGTCGGCGGCCGGGATGCCGAGATGCAGGCCGCGGCGTTGTCCGATGGTGAAGGCGTAGGTGCCCTCGTGGCTGCCGACAACCTCACCGGAGTCGTCGTCGACGATGTCGCCGCCGTGGTTGGGAGCCCGGTCGCCGAGCTTCTCGCGGAGCCACCCGGCGTTGTCGCCGTCGGCCACGAAGCAGATGTCGTGGCTGTCGGGCTTGTCGGCCACCAGCAGTCCCCGCGCAGCGGCCTCGCGTCGTACGTCGGGCTTCGCGGTGTCGCCCAGCGGGAACATCGCGTGCGCCAGCTGGTCCTGGGTCAGCACGCCCAGCACGTAGGACTGGTCCTTGGCGTGGTCCTCGGCCCGGTGCATCTCGATCAGCCCGTCGTCGCCGGTGCGCAGCTGCGCGTAGTGTCCGGTCGCCACCGCGTCGAAGCCCAGCCCGATGGCCCGGTCGAGCACCGCGGCGAACTTGATCTTCTCGTTGCACCGCAGGCACGGGTTGGGCGTGCGGCCCGCGGCGTACTCGTCCATGAAGTCTTCGACGACGTCCTCGTGGAAGCGCTCGCTGAGGTCCCAGACGTAGAACGGGATGCCGATGATGTCGGCCGCACGCCGGGCATCGTTGCTGTCCTCGATGGTGCAGCAGCCGCGTGCTCCCGAACGGTACGACGCGGGGTTGCGCGAGAGCGCGAGGTGGATGCCGGTGACGTCGTGACCGGCCTCGTGGGCGCGCGCGGCTGCGACGGCGGAGTCGACGCCACCGGACATGGCAGCGAGCACCCTTCGAGAGGGCTCGTTCCTCGCCACCTCAGGACCCGCCTTCATGGCAGTCGCGACTGTCGGGCCCGCTCGACGACCGGGCCGATGGCGGCCACGAGCGCGTCAACGTCGGACTGGGTGGACGTGTGGCCGAGCGTGAAGCGCAGCGAGTGACGGGCCTGCTCGTCGCTGCAGCCCATCGCCAGCAGGACGTGCGAGGGCTGGGGCACGCCCGCCGAGCAGGCCGAGCCGGTGGAGCACTCGATGCCACGTGCGTCGAGCAGCATCAGCAGGGAGTCGCCCTCGCAGCCGGGGAATCCGATGTGGGCGTTGCCGGGCAGCCGGTGGGTGGGGTCACCGTGCAGGTGCGCCTCGGGCACCTCGACGAAGACCCGCGCGAGCAGGTCGTCGCGCAGGGCGGAGACCCGCGTGCCGTAGGCACTCTGCTCTTTCGCGGCCGTCTCGATCGCGGCGGCGAATGCGGCGACCGCGGGCACGTCGAGGGTGCCGCTGCGGATGTCGCGCTCCTGGCCGCCGCCGTGGGCCAGCGGCGTGACGACGACCTCGCGACGCACGATCAGCGCGCCGACGCCGTAGGGCCCCCCGAGCTTGTGTCCGGTCAGGGTCAGCGCATCGACACCGGATGCGGCGAAGTCGACCGGCACGGCGCCGACCGCTTGGACGGCGTCGGTGTGCACGGGGATTCCGTGCTCGGTCGCGAGGGCGACGACCTCGTCGATCGGCTGGAGGGTGCCGACCTCGTTGTTGGCCCACATCACCG
This is a stretch of genomic DNA from Nocardioides sp. InS609-2. It encodes these proteins:
- a CDS encoding cysteine desulfurase family protein, translated to MNQPPVYLDHAATTPMLPVAIEAMTAHLREVGNPSSLHASGRAARRVVEESRETVARAIGCRPGEVVFTSGGTEADNLALKGIYWGRQADRPRSRILSTAIEHHAVLDPLHWLAGHEDADVELLPVCQRACLDLDALRAAVERDPDEVALISVMWANNEVGTLQPIDEVVALATEHGIPVHTDAVQAVGAVPVDFAASGVDALTLTGHKLGGPYGVGALIVRREVVVTPLAHGGGQERDIRSGTLDVPAVAAFAAAIETAAKEQSAYGTRVSALRDDLLARVFVEVPEAHLHGDPTHRLPGNAHIGFPGCEGDSLLMLLDARGIECSTGSACSAGVPQPSHVLLAMGCSDEQARHSLRFTLGHTSTQSDVDALVAAIGPVVERARQSRLP
- the mnmA gene encoding tRNA 2-thiouridine(34) synthase MnmA, whose amino-acid sequence is MKAGPEVARNEPSRRVLAAMSGGVDSAVAAARAHEAGHDVTGIHLALSRNPASYRSGARGCCTIEDSNDARRAADIIGIPFYVWDLSERFHEDVVEDFMDEYAAGRTPNPCLRCNEKIKFAAVLDRAIGLGFDAVATGHYAQLRTGDDGLIEMHRAEDHAKDQSYVLGVLTQDQLAHAMFPLGDTAKPDVRREAAARGLLVADKPDSHDICFVADGDNAGWLREKLGDRAPNHGGDIVDDDSGEVVGSHEGTYAFTIGQRRGLHLGIPAADGKPRFVLDIEPVSGTVRVGPRDRLAIDTITGIKPRWCGTVPRELDATVQLRAHGGEHRARVRVDDEQVHIDLLDPAEGIAPGQAAVIYDGSRVVGSATISATARTGVTA